In Vigna unguiculata cultivar IT97K-499-35 chromosome 3, ASM411807v1, whole genome shotgun sequence, a single genomic region encodes these proteins:
- the LOC114179568 gene encoding probable S-adenosylmethionine carrier 2, chloroplastic, whose protein sequence is MSKSNKSPKNDQQSIKYWRIQHGGASSQKDLSCADYSPSLSNDENKQRYGSFQPKSPQILSTSQLISAIGQVCYSASKSLSVLLPKENLNQDDNGLSREKILDNIGERKNDLVYTSNGTKFYPLTADAAKIVRERLDFPTVTKKISVFESPNESQEYIHSLLQRFSKASDKITNKDCKRMKLAREEMLFKSGNVYQWAGRNAVEMLNCQMNVPQPENLETKSSVSGSDISLDTSAPALANEERDVCSHDSITHQSQSLSNAEADVGDCHINSLALYTSASEQCQHDIDDNESLEVQRKQLLDITNDEPKLQTFSATHLKPRKSQAKQEHAFSGALAGVCVSLCLHPVDTIKTVIQSCRAEHQSIFYIGKSIVSDRGLLGLYRGITTNIASSAPISAVYIFSYESVKAALLPYLPKEYYSIAHCVGGGCASIATSFIFTPSERIKQQLQVRSQYRNCWDALVGIIRNGGFTSLYAGWRAVLCRNIPHSIIKFYTYESLKEVMPSSVQPYTLQTLVCGGLAGSTAALFTTPFDVIKTRLQTQVPGSSNQYDSVLHALYEISKVEGLKGLYRGLIPRLIMYMTQGSLFFASYEFFKRAFSLEVSHGRDVEREEPTK, encoded by the exons ATGTCGAAAAGCAATAAATCGCCCAAAAATGACCAACAGTCCATAAAATATTGGCGGATTCAACATGGAGGAGCGTCCTCTCAGAAGGATCTTTCGTGTGCAGATTATTCGCCTTCTCTTTCCAACGACGAGAATAAGCAACGGTATGGAAGTTTTCAACCAAAGTCCCCTCAGATACTGAGCACATCTCAGCTCATCTCTGCAATCGGTCAGGTATGCTATTCTGCAAGTAAATCACTCTCGGTTTTACtcccaaaagaaaatttgaatcagGATGATAATGGACTCTCAAGAGAGAAAATTCTGGATAACATTGGAGAGAGAAAGAATGACCTGGTATATACTTCAAATGGCACTAAATTCTATCCTCTTACCGCGGATGCTGCAAAGATTGTGCGGGAAAGACTGGATTTTCCTACGGTAACGAAGAAGATATCAGTGTTTGAATCTCCTAATGAAAGTCAGGAGTATATCCATTCTTTATTACAGAGGTTTTCAAAGGCTAgtgataaaataacaaataaagatTGTAAAAGAATGAAACTAGCGAGGGAGGAAATGTTATTTAAATCAGGAAATGTATATCAGTGGGCAGGTAGAAATGCTGTTGAGATGCTAAATTGTCAAATGAATGTTCCTCAGCCTGAGAACCTGGAAACTAAATCCTCAGTTTCTGGCAGTGACATTTCCTTAGATACAAGCGCCCCTGCATTAGCAAACGAGGAGAGGGATGTGTGCAGTCATGATTCAATCACACACCAAAGTCAATCATTGTCCAATGCTGAGGCAGATGTGGGTGATTGTCACATAAACAGTTTAGCTTTATATACTAGTGCTTCTGAGCAGTGCCAACATGACATTGATGACAATGAATCACTGGAAGTTCAAAGAAAGCAATTGTTGGATATAACTAATGATGAACCTAAGCTTCAGACTTTCTCTGCAACCCATCTGAAGCCTCGTAAGTCCCAAGCCAAGCAAGAACATGCTTTTTCAGGGGCGTTAGCTGGTGTATGTGTCAGCCTTTGTCTGCATCCTGTTGACACAATCAAGACAGTTATTCAATCATGCCGTGCTGAACACCAGTCCATCTTTTACATTGGCAAATCAATTGTTTCTGATAGAG GTTTGCTTGGACTATATCGTGGAATTACCACAAATATTGCATCTTCTGCTCCAATTTCTGCAGTTTATATCTTCTCCTATGAATCAGTCAAAGCAGCTTTGCTTCCTTATCTTCCAAAG GAGTATTATTCTATTGCCCATTGTGTAGGAGGTGGTTGTGCAAGCATTGCTACATCTTTCATTTTTACTCCTAGTGAGCGAATAAAGCAGCAGCTGCAAGTTCGTTCACAATATCGCAACTGTTG GGATGCATTGGTTGGAATTATCAGAAACGGGGGTTTTACCTCCCTATATGCAGGTTGGAGAGCTGTACTATGCCGGAATATTCCACATTCAATTATCAAG TTTTACACATATGAAAGTTTGAAGGAAGTGATGCCATCAAGTGTTCAACCCTACACATTACAAACT TTAGTATGTGGAGGATTAGCTGGATCTACTGCTGCTTTATTCACAACTCCTTTTGATGTGATCAAGACTAGATTACAGACACAG GTTCCTGGATCTTCAAACCAATACGATAGTGTGCTCCACGCCCTCTACGAAATTAGTAAGGTTGAAGGTTTGAAGGGCTTGTACAG GGGGTTGATTCCAAGGTTGATTATGTACATGACGCAAGGATCACTGTTTTTTGCTTCATATGAATTTTTCAAGAGGGCATTTTCTCTGGAAGTATCACATGGAAGGGATGTTGAGAGAGAAGAACCTACGAAGTAA
- the LOC114175679 gene encoding uncharacterized protein LOC114175679, translating to MGQELELDLDDKSSVGLSPNTVLPSQQYCVNVKKISKKGKPTGKDEFFTLKEGFAEIKFARFRSSSCKNHLSKPHGLEGNIETRRTSMYQSSEELKSRKKMGTMIEGRKKIEISRRSDASFTGSIVDSLCGSDDEGSGVRSPNSFIEICINSDVKNKNSTARGRDSTNLKPRSDKVADSVINGNCSVEKDTVHSLQKSFSAKVEVSHLPSPLGSDCSSSASPKVQFIHSRRRLNHFTKSKSLRSTVSQAPESIKSNEKANIAARNRTYQKSLLNDLSKTGKHSDIISEFINREIQYSGIASSPVHLHGNLKLENKHGVPFFEFKVKCPEDVYVAKTWRTGNAFNWVYTFHSIDNRKKSNATGLGYHDFDKDSSTVAQMLVSCNLCSELEGKVFDNSMVTEFVLYDFTHSRQSVSREKSFSEPDASNTLKASNVGWKEEAMGLDENRAVKNKPQDKSPLSNVEFDDLSSFPCSPTECHSNLEIGAIVLQIPFSKRESLKYKRGDIMSGKEHSNIRDLSAEIDRKSLHHSKIQEQVKVVIPTGNHGLPNAESKGPSSLLDRLRHGGGCDCGGWDMACPLILLGNPSIQFSEDCPLFEEHQPLELFVQGAKGSSPTFSMTRIEEGHYAVDFHAQLSALQAFSICVAILHGTSASGGGGHENNQQSSQCSSLKMLLEEDADFFFKSVTTEKKTGCKNPKVVPRSYVLNPPFSPIARV from the exons ATGGGACAAGAGTTGGAGCTGGATCTTGATGACAAGTCTTCAGTGGGTCTGAGTCCAAATACTGTTCTTCCATCTCAGCAATACTGTGTGAATGTGAAGAAGATATCAAAGAAAGGGAAACCCACTggaaaagatgaattttttaCTCTCAAGGAGGGCTTTGCTGAGATCAAATTTGCTCGCTTCCGCAGTTCTTCGTGTAAGAATCATCTCTCTAAACCTCATGGATTGGAAGGTAATATAGAAACCAGGCGCACTTCCATGTATCAGAGTTCAGAAGAACTGAAAAGCAGAAAGAAAATGGGCACCATGATAGAGGGAAGGAAAAAGATAGAAATTTCAAGGAGAAGTGACGCCTCCTTCACAGGTAGCATTGTTGATTCGTTGTGTGGTTCAGATGATGAAGGTTCTGGGGTTAGATCTCCAAATAgttttattgaaatttgtataAATTCAGATGTTAAGAATAAAAACTCCACAGCACGAGGGAGAGATTCTACAAATTTGAAGCCCAGAAGTGATAAAGTTGCTGATTCTGTAATCAATGGCAATTGTTCTGTTGAAAAGGACACAGTCCACTCGCTTCAAAAGTCATTCTCGGCTAAGGTAGAAGTCTCTCACTTGCCATCTCCATTGGGAAGTGATTGCTCATCAAGCGCAAGTCCAAAAGTCCAATTCATCCATAGCAGGAGAAGGTTGAATCATTTCACAAAGTCAAAATCACTGAGAAGTACAGTGAGTCAGGCACCGGAGAGTATCAAATCAAATGAGAAAGCAAACATTGCAGCAAGAAATAGGACTTATCAGAAATCATTGTTAAATGACTTGTCCAAAACAGGAAAGCATTCTGATATCATTTCTGAGTTTATCAACAGAGAAATCCAGTATTCAGGTATAGCTTCTTCACCAGTTCACCTGCATGGCAATCTCAAGTTGGAAAATAAACATGGAGTGCCCTTTTTTGAGTTCAAGGTGAAGTGCCCTGAAGATGTTTATGTGGCCAAGACATGGAGAACAGGTAATGCTTTCAACTGGGTGTATACCTTTCATTCCATTGATAATAGAAAGAAGAGCAATGCTACTGGGTTGGGATACCATGATTTTGACAAAGATTCCTCAACAGTTGCACAGATGCTAGTTTCATGTAATTTATGTTCTGAACTAGAAGGCAAAGTGTTTGACAACTCTATGGTGACAGAATTTGTATTATATGATTTTACACACTCAAGACAAAGCGTTTCGCGTGAGAAGTCTTTCAGTGAACCAGATGCTTCTAACACTTTGAAAGCTTCCAATGTTGGATGGAAGGAAGAAGCTATGGGGTTGGATGAGAATCGTGCAGTTAAGAACAAACCTCAAGACAAATCTCCACTGAGCAATGTTGAATTTGATGATTTAAGTTCTTTTCCTTGCTCACCCACAGAATGCCATTCAAACCTTGAAATTGGTGCCATTGTCTTACAAATTCCGTTTTCCAAGAGAGAAAGCTTGAAGTACAAAAGAGGGGACATAATGAGTGGTAAAGAACATTCCAACATAAGAGATCTATCTGCCGAAATAGATAGAAAGAGTCTTCATCACAGCAAAATCCAGGAACAGGTGAAGGTGGTAATACCAACTGGTAATCATGGTTTGCCAAATGCTGAAAGCAAGGGACCCTCATCATTACTTGATCGACTGCGACATGGTGGAGGCTGTGACTGTGGTGGCTGGGACATGGCCTGTCCCCTTATTCTTTTAGGCAATCCTAGTATTCAATTTTCTGAGGACTGCCCACTTTTTGAAGAACATCAACCGTTGGAACTTTTTGTTCAG GGAGCAAAAGGAAGCAGTCCTACCTTCAGCATGACAAGAATTGAAGAGGGGCATTATGCTGTTGATTTTCATGCACAGTTATCTGCTTTACAAGCATTCTCAATCTGTGTTGCCATTTTGCATGGAACTTCGGCCTCCGGCGGTGGAGGGCATGAAAACAACCAACAGTCATCTCAATGCAGTTCACTGAAAATGCTTCTTGAGGAGGAtgcagatttttttttcaaatcagtCACAACTGAGAAGAAGACTGGTTGCAAGAATCCAAAAGTAGTTCCTCGATCCTATGTGCTGAACCCACCCTTTTCTCCTATTGCACGCGTATAA
- the LOC114178148 gene encoding ABC transporter F family member 4: MGNRRFTQVATSDEEDETPPPPKQQSTASASDENRSKQQRKRKRMKLQEEEEEEEEVEKESEKEKEKEKEEDKNKKRKIRDKQDGRSNEEEEPPQEDAKPIGEPIRVSGKGRGRKKHFDSFEYDGNQYTLEDPILLTPEDKDQKPYVAIIKDITQSINGSMMVTGQWFYRPEEAERKGGGSWQSRDTRELFYSFHRDDVPAESVMHKCVVHFVPIHKQLPIRKLHPGFIVQKVYDTVERKLWKLTDKDYEDNKQQEIDELVQKTLQRLGELQDIEPEEPVAEQEDLMKNKRILRKKSISPLDVSKEEETSRKSDQSLKPETPGSCATNASEHYRILVDFNALTGDTHRDKCLEKLLQSVQFIFNSDDSTKKEDKVNDNSDAVNNGNNDKSSEVANECKDKAQQSSKSFIWPDVAVPAVVALEKASHETFSSDYQKYNQKLRQLVFNLKNNAILARRLLNGELEPSKILNMTPNELKEGLTAEETNKKEPDESQQMQMTGARCRRCSECKVGLRDIIHAGHGDRYQLECIACGHSWFASRDEVSDLTIDASDSKRSVGTAPWATAKFEDVEKKLVSPRESEKNDIFKKTSEAYMPVLDAQKSFGKSRKDENVQASKQVD, encoded by the exons ATGGGAAACCGACGCTTCACTCAGGTCGCAACCAGCGACGAGGAGGACGAAACTCCTCCGCCTCCGAAGCAGCAATCCACGGCCAGTGCCTCCGACGAGAACCGGTCGAAGCAGCAGCGCAAGAGGAAGAGGATGAAGCTCCaggaagaagaggaggaagaggaggaagTGGAGAAGGAGAGcgaaaaggagaaagagaaagagaaagaggaagataAGAACAAGAAGAGAAAGATCAGAGACAAGCAGGACGGAAGATCTAACGAAGAAGAGGAACCGCCGCAGGAAGACGCCAAACCCATCGGCGAACCGATTAGGGTTTCTGGAAAGGGGAGAGGCCGGAAAAAACATTTTGATTCCTTTGAGTACGACGGAAACCAATACACGCTG GAAGATCCTATACTTCTCACACCTGAAGACAAAGACCAAAAGCCTTATGTGGCGATTATTAAG GACATTACGCAATCCATAAATGGCAGCATGATGGTCACAGGCCAGTGGTTCTATCGACCTGAAGAAGCTGAAAGGAAAGGTGGTGGCAGCTGGCAATCACGTGATACAAGGGAGCTGTTTTATAGTTTCCACCGTGATGATGTACCTGCAGAATCTGTTATGCATAAGTGTGTGGTGCATTTTGTTCCCATACACAAACAGCTTCCAATTCGTAAGCTCCATCCTGGGTTTATTGTGCAAAAAGTGTATGATACAGTAGAAAGGAAACTTTGGAAGCTAACTGATAAGGACTATGAGGACAATAAACAGCAAGAAATTGATGAACTTGTTCAGAAAACTCTTCAACGTTTGGGTGAACTACAAGATATTGAGCCTGAAGAACCCGTTGCTGAACAGGAAGAtctgatgaaaaataaaagaatcttGAGGAAAAAGAGCATTTCACCTCTCGATGTTTCAAAAGAGGAGGAAACATCTCGTAAGAGTGACCAATCTCTGAAACCTGAAACACCCGGGAGTTGTGCAACTAATGCTTCAGAACATTATCGTATACTAGTGGATTTTAATGCTCTAACTGGAGATACCCATCGTGACAAATGTTTGGAGAAGTTGCTTCAAAGTGTTCAATTCATATTTAACTCTGATGACAGCACAAAGAAGGAAGACAAAGTAAATGACAATTCTGATGCAGTCAACAATGGAAACAATGACAAAAGTTCAGAAGTAGCAAATGAATGTAAAGACAAGGCTCAACAG AGTTCCAAGTCTTTTATCTGGCCAGATGTTGCTGTTCCAGCTGTAGTTGCTCTAGAAAAAGCATCACATGAAACCTTTTCATCAGATTATCAGAAGTATAATCAAAAGCTACGGCAATTAGTATTTAATCTCAAG AACAATGCAATCCTAGCACGCCGTCTATTAAATGGAGAGTTGGAACCTTCTAAAATATTGAATATGACTCCCAATGAATTGAag GAGGGTTTGACTGCTGAGGAAACAAACAAGAAAGAGCCTGATGAGTCACAACAAATGCAG ATGACGGGTGCTCGATGCCGTAGATGCAGTGAGTGTAAGGTGGGCTTGAGGGATATAATCCACGCAGGCCATGGTGATCGATATCAG CTGGAATGTATTGCCTGTGGTCATTCCTGGTTTGCCTCCCGTGATGAAGTGTCTGACCTGACTATAGATGCATCAGATTCAAAAAGAAGTGTAGGTACAGCGCCATGGGCCACTGCAAAATTTGAAGATGTTGAAAAGAAACTGGTCAGTCCCCGTGAATCTGAAAAGAATGACATATTTAAGAAAACAAGTGAAGCATATATGCCAGTTTTGGATGCCCAGAAATCGTTTGGCAAGTCTAGGAAAGATGAAAACGTCCAAGCTTCAAAACAGGTTGATTAG
- the LOC114178895 gene encoding 5-amino-6-(5-phospho-D-ribitylamino)uracil phosphatase, chloroplastic has product MIESIAATSLLGHRPIFGGILARDVSVKRKSLNSCRLPTTEFLGGGRIVVSLTLPKSDKQDRVMFSSIKALAVELTREAHAYREEKLPNRDNSRIDSGFDQRPDSWPPANRADNPSLRNPLLRHERMGCGWLGAIFEWEGVLVEDNTDIEKQAWLALSQEEGKPSPPAFTLKRIEGMKNEQAISEVLCWSRDPAQLRRMANRKEEIYQALQGGIYRFMPGSKEFVSVLMHYKIPMALVSTRPRKAIESAIGEIGIEDNFSVVVAAEDVHRGKPDPEMFVYAAQLLNLIPERCIVFGNSNLTVEAAHEARMKCVAVASKHPVYELGAADLVVRRLDELSVVDLKNLADIEMNEFGSPEPEVEMEMEEDYDPSSVDDNFW; this is encoded by the coding sequence ATGATTGAATCAATTGCCGCAACTTCACTCCTTGGCCACCGTCCAATTTTTGGTGGAATCTTGGCCAGGGATGTATCTGTTAAACGCAAATCTTTGAATTCTTGTCGGCTGCCAACAACCGAGTTTCTTGGTGGTGGAAGGATTGTGGTTTCTTTGACTTTGCCTAAATCTGATAAGCAAGATAGGGTTATGTTCTCATCAATTAAGGCCTTGGCTGTGGAGTTAACAAGGGAAGCACATGCTTACAGGGAAGAGAAATTGCCCAATAGAGATAATAGCAGGATTGATAGTGGATTTGATCAAAGGCCTGATTCATGGCCTCCGGCCAATAGAGCCGATAACCCCTCCCTCCGGAATCCGTTGCTCCGGCATGAGAGGATGGGGTGTGGTTGGTTGGGTGCTATATTTGAGTGGGAGGGAGTTCTCGTTGAGGACAATACTGATATAGAGAAACAGGCTTGGCTGGCACTCTCCCAGGAAGAAGGCAAACCCTCTCCTCCTGCTTTTACCCTCAAGAGAATAGAAGGCATGAAGAATGAACAGGCAATTTCAGAAGTTCTGTGTTGGTCGAGGGATCCAGCACAATTAAGAAGAATGGCTAATAGAAAGGAAGAAATCTACCAAGCTTTACAGGGTGGGATATATAGGTTCATGCCTGGTTCCAAGGAGTTTGTTAGTGTTTTAATGCATTATAAGATACCAATGGCATTGGTTTCCACGCGTCCTAGGAAGGCTATTGAGTCTGCTATAGGGGAGATCGGGATTGAGGACAATTTCAGTGTCGTTGTAGCAGCAGAGGATGTTCACAGGGGAAAGCCTGATCCTGAAATGTTTGTTTATGCTGCACAGCTTTTGAACTTAATACCTGAGAGGTGTATTGTGTTTGGAAACTCCAATCTAACAGTGGAGGCTGCGCACGAAGCACGGATGAAATGTGTGGCTGTTGCTAGTAAGCATCCTGTCTATGAGCTTGGGGCTGCAGACTTGGTTGTCAGACGCCTAGACGAGCTTTCTGTGGTTGACTTGAAGAATCTCGCAGACATTGAAATGAATGAATTTGGGTCTCCAGAGCCTGAGGTGGAGATGGAGATGGAAGAAGATTATGACCCATCATCCGTTGATGACAATTTCTGGTAA
- the LOC114178261 gene encoding glutamate--cysteine ligase, chloroplastic-like yields MAVVSRTTATYSHSHLPRRHFDRETRASVSNTFSCSTWDSAKKPSPTQRIVTRGGRVIVAASPPTEDAVVATDPLTKQDLVDYLASGCKPREKWRIGTEHEKFGFEFGSLRPMKYEQIAELLNGIAERFDWDKIMEGDKIIGLKQGKQSISLEPGGQFELSGAPLETLHQTCAEVNSHLYQVKAVAEEMGIGFLGIGFQPKWEIKDIPVMPKGRYDIMRNYMPKVGSLGLDMMFRTCTVQVNLDFSSEADMIRKFRAGLALQPIATALFANSPFKEGKPNGFVSMRSHIWTDTDKDRTGMLPFVFDDSFGFEQYVDYALDVPMYFVYRKHRYIDCTGKTFRDFLAGRLPCIPGELPTLNDWENHLTTIFPEVRLKRYLEMRGADGGPWRRLCALPALWVGLLYDDASLQSVLDLTADWTPEERQMLRNKVPITGLKTPFRDGLLKHVAEDVLKLAKDGLERRGFKESGFLNEVAEVVRTGVTPAERLLDLYHGKWEQSVDHVFEELLY; encoded by the exons ATGGCCGTCGTTTCGCGAACTACCGCCACCTACTCGCACAGCCACTTACCCCGACGCCACTTCGATAGGGAGACCAGAGCCTCTGTTTCTAACACTTTCTCATGCTCTACCTGGGATTCTGCTAAGAAGCCTTCTCCGACGCAGAGAATTGTCACACGTGGGGGGAGAGTGATTGTTGCTGCTAGCCCTCCCACTGAAGACGCTGTGGTTGCCACGGACCCACTCACCAAGCAGGATCTTGTGGATTATCTTGCCTCGGGTTGCAAGCCCCGGGAAAAATGGAG AATAGGTACTGAACACGAGAAGTTTGGTTTTGAGTTTGGAAGCTTGCGTCCTATGAAGTATGAGCAAATAGCAGAATTGTTGAATGGAATTGCCGAGAGATTTGACTGGGATAAAATAATGGAAGGTGATAAAATTATTGGACTCAAACAG GGGAAGCAGAGCATATCATTGGAGCCCGGTGGTCAGTTTGAACTTAGTGGAGCCCCTCTTGAAACCTTGCACCAGACTTGTGCTGAAGTTAATTCACACCTTTATCAG gtTAAAGCTGTAGCCGAGGAAATGGGAATTGGATTTTTGGGAATTGGTTTCCAGCCAAAGTGGGAAATCAAAGACATACCTGTAATGCCAAAG GGAAGATATGATATTATGAGGAATTACATGCCTAAAGTTGGTTCTCTGGGGCTTGACATGATGTTCAGGACATGCACTGTACAG gTCAATCTGGACTTTAGTTCAGAAGCAGATATGATCAGGAAATTTCGTGCTGGCCTTGCTCTACAGCCT ATAGCAACGGCTCTTTTTGCAAATTCACCTTTTAAAGAGGGAAAGCCAAATGGTTTTGTAAGTATGAGAAG CCATATTTGGACCGATACTGATAAGGACCGCACAGGCATGCTGCCTTTTGTTTTTGATGATTCTTTTGG GTTTGAGCAGTATGTTGATTATGCTCTTGATGTTCCTATGTATTTTGTCTACCGGAAACATAGATATATTGATTGTACTGGAAAGACCTTCAGG gacTTCTTGGCTGGAAGACTTCCTTGTATTCCTGGTGAATTACCAACTCTCAATGATTGGGAAAATCACTTGACAACTATATTTCCTGAG GTCAGGCTGAAGAGATATTTGGAGATGAGAGGTGCTGATGGAGGGCCATGGAGAAGGTTATGTGCATTACCAGCACTTTGG GTAGGGTTATTGTACGATGATGCTTCTTTACAAAGTGTTTTGGATTTGACAGCTGATTGGACCCCAGAAGAAAGACAGATGTTAAGGAATAAG GTTCCCATAACTGGTCTAAAAACACCATTCCGAGATGGTTTGCTGAAGCATGTTGCTGAAGATGTTCTTAAGTTGGCAAAG GATGGCTTGGAGAGAAGAGGCTTCAAGGAATCGGGATTTTTGAATGAGGTTGCCGAGGTGGTTAGAACAG GGGTCACTCCAGCTGAGAGGCTTTTGGATTTGTATCATGGAAAGTGGGAGCAATCCGTAGATCATGTGTTTGAGGAATTACTTTATTAA